The Ictalurus furcatus strain D&B chromosome 5, Billie_1.0, whole genome shotgun sequence genome includes a region encoding these proteins:
- the LOC128607236 gene encoding taste receptor type 1 member 1-like — protein sequence MQWLTFYVFLLDFSNQFFFKITCSASEFSLQGDYLLGGLFSLNNVFPAVHQSYPVALECYRYRFDVAAYRMFEMMRFTVEEINNSSTLLPNVSLGYEIFDHCSDMQNFPSVLSFISENGSIPVQRYLNKYKPKVIAMTGPYGSTSTITVAPLLTLALVPMVNYGSSSYQLSNKKVYPSFLRTLPSNKNLIDIIIHIIKWFGWNWVAFIGSQDVYSQNGLNFFSQYAKKNSICLAYQELLNQTSNYTSTLSTIEKRKINVIVVFSSQDVAINLIREAIKNNIRNKVWIAGEAWSMNQQLPNEPGIQNIGNIFGITEKLMSFDGFKQFIYTRQSDENSNDESHPPQPVKKMCNQDCVNCSLLSSEEILNENPTFSFPIYAAIYTMANALHKVLHCDANGCNKSIPVYPFMLLKEMKTLDFLLNGRKVKYDQNGDLPVFYDVVFWRLEASPPVFERIGTYNSYPEITFTINNSLIGWDSDASVPFANCSVECMEGFRREEDQNYACCFQCKKCAENTYVNYERKYSDLHL from the exons ATGCAGTGGCTTACcttttatgttttccttttggATTTTAGCAATCAATTCTTTTTCAAAATCACCTGCTCAGCATCTGAATTTAGCTTGCAGGGAGATTATTTGTTGGGTGGgttattttcattaaataacGTTTTTCCAGCAGTACATCAGTCCTACCCAGTGGCCCTTGAGTGTTACAG ATATCGTTTTGATGTGGCAGCTTATCGGATGTTTGAGATGATGAGGTTTACAGTAGAAGAGATTAATAACTCTTCCACCCTCCTACCTAATGTCTCACTCGGCTATGAGATCTTTGACCATTGTTCAGATATGCAGAATTTTCCCTCTGTGTTGAGTTTTATCTCTGAGAACGGATCCATTCCAGTTCAgagatatttaaacaaatataaacctAAAGTAATTGCTATGACAGGGCCATATGGAAGCACTAGTACAATTACAGTGGCACCTTTACTCACATTGGCCCTTGTTCCAATG GTGAATTATGGATCATCAAGTTATCAACTGAGTAATAAAAAAGTGTACCCGTCGTTTTTAAGAACACTGCCTAGCAACAAAAACCTGATAGATataattattcacattattAAATGGTTTGGATGGAACTGGGTTGCCTTTATTGGCAGTCAGGATGTCTACAGCCAAAAtggcttgaattttttttcccaatatgCCAAAAAAAATAGCATCTGTTTGGCCTATCAGGAATTACTTAACCAAACCTCTAACTACACTTCCACACTGAGTACAATTGAAAAACGCAAGATTAACGTCATAGTGGTGTTTTCGTCCCAAGATGTAGCAATAAACTTAATCAGAGAAGCTATAAAGAACAACATCAGAAATAAGGTTTGGATTGCAGGTGAGGCATGGTCTATGAATCAGCAGCTTCCTAATGAACCAGGAATACAAAACATTGGGAACATTTTTGGCATTACAGAAAAGCTAATGTCTTTTGATGGATTTAAGCAGTTCATCTACACCAGACAAAGTGATGAAAACAGCAATGACGAAAGTCATCCTCCTCaaccagtaaaaaaaatgtgtaaccAAGACTGTGTTAACTGTTCACTGTTGAGTTCCGaggaaattttaaatgaaaatcccacattttcttttccaatTTATGCTGCGATCTACACTATGGCAAATGCATTACACAAAGTTCTACACTGTGATGCAAATGGTTGCAACAAAAGCATTCCAGTTTACCCATTCATG CTCTTGAAGGAAATGAAGACACTGGATTTTCTTCTTAATGGCCGTAAAGTAAAGTATGATCAAAATGGTGATCTAcctgtcttttatgatgtggtCTTCTGGCGCCTTGAAGCCAGTCCTCCGGTTTTTGAGAGAATTGGCACATACAACTCATATCCAGAAATTACTTTCACCATCAACAACTCCCTTATAGGCTGGGACAGTGATGCCTCT GTTCCTTTTGCAAACTGCTCAGTTGAATGTATGGAGGGATTCAGAAGGGAAGAGGACCAAAATTATGCATGCTGTTTTCAGTGTAAGAAGTGTGCAGAAAACACTTATGTAAACTATGAACGTAAGTATTCTGACCTGCACTTATAA